In the Rhea pennata isolate bPtePen1 chromosome 4, bPtePen1.pri, whole genome shotgun sequence genome, aaaatacagctttgggCATGTGCTCCTTCATGGAGCACCAGCCATGCCAACTGCGATCAGAATGAGGGAGAAATTATGAGGGAAAAACATCACATGTGATCATATGATAGAGCATAGTACCCTAACGCATACACAATAAGGGCATATAAAGGTTGTATGGGCAATTCTATATCCCCTCGTTACTACAGAGGGTCTGAAATTGAGATCTCTGGGCAGAATTTTGTGTCTGATGTGGAAGCTGAATAAGAACTTGCTGGCTTGAGTGGGAGACTTTCCTTGGACTCCCATAGAGTTTAGGTGAAGCCCAAATTTCTCTATGCTATACAATAATTAATCTTGATCCTGTAATATTTTCTCTCACTGTCATTCTTCCCTCCTTTaagcattttattgttttctaaaCTCTATTGTAAGTAATTCATAGTACTGTTACAACAGAGTGAACAAAACTGCATAGGTCTTGGAGTGGGGAGGCAGCTCTGATCCTGCCAGTGCTGAAGTTAGCAGTGGGGCATTTTGGTGTGTAAATGCATGATGTGCTTCCAGTTTAGGAGCTGCCTCACGTACATTCATCAAACAACACAGCCCTGGCTGAGCTGCTGAGGCTGAGCAAAGGTAATCTGGGGTCTGTTTGGAGGTTTGTTGTCAAAGTTAGTTGGGCAGTTTTGTTGCAGGGATCAGAAGAGGCTGGTTGCATCACAACCTtaccagcacagcaagggattTAACAGAAAACTTTACAGAGCATGGTGTATGGAATGGAGAAGAATGAAACATCTTGTTTCAGAATGTGCAGTAGATAAGATtaagcacaaaatgaaatagaaacCTCTTGTCATACAAAACCAGATCCTGGAAGTGTAGGTATAAATCAATGATGTAAATCAGTGTAGCACCATTTTATTGAACCCTTTTGCTACCTGGGGATATGACTCACTCTTTGTGAGATCAGCATAAGTGCTGTTAAGTTCTTTCCTAGGTAAGAAAACAGCCAGCATGAAATGTAAGGCCAAAAATGGGAGGAAACAGATTGTTCAGTCTAACTTTGGTGAGCTTTATGGGGAGAGGGATCAAGCCTTCTGAAGGCAGgaaacaagaggaaaagcagaggaaaggagaatgaAGGAACACGTAAGAGGCTGCTGGAATGGATCCAAAGCTACAATCAATTATTTTGGACTAATTATGTTGTACAGTGCTAGAGTCAAGTTTAGAAACACCACTCTAGGTCAGACTATGATATAATGTTGCAATCCTTGGATGATGGAGAGCTTTGCGAATTtgatgctgttttaaaaacCCAAGTGAGAGTTTTGTTCTTTCCATGGATTAGTCCCTCATGTGCCCAAGCAAAGGTTTCCTTgctcatttctgcttctttcttttgttaacTTCTGAGACGGGCAGCAGCTTCAAGTGTTTGACAGTCAAGTGCAATACTCTCCAGTAACCACTGGGGTTTCTTAGAGagctcacagcagcagcagtagtaCATTATGAAGCACCACCTGCAAAATACACGATCCCTTTAAGAAGTTTTAAATATCCTTTACATTTGTTCTGGAACATTTTGAAGGACCATTATAATATGCTCTTCATAAATATGTGATCAGTTtaaactgttcattttaaacaaatctcaCTTTCTAAAAGCATATATTATTCATGGAAGACACAGCATAATGCTAAACATGTCATATGCTAAATCACAGTAGGGTTCAGCTCTAGAGCTGGATACACATTCTAACAATTGGATCGAGCTCTGCAGTCCTCAGGAATAAATTTCTGTTGATGACCACATTGTCACAGATAGCTTGAATCAACATTTCATAGACTATTGGTAAGGCCAAGGGACTTCACATCAGTGGTACACAGTCACTCAGAAAGGACAGTgacttccttttttaaatatcaaCCTTTTGATTATATTGGTTAATTATCAGGTACACAGAATGTGTTTCTTTGAGTGTTTAAGTACTGCTGGATCCTATTAGATCCTGTATGCACTTTAGTTCAATATTCAGTTACCAGAAAGTAAGCTTTAGACAGATTCTTTCCTGGAATATATGGTGTTGCCCAAACACCATATGTTGTTGGTGTTGTACAAACTCATTGGGAGTAAATAACTTCAGTAACTTGTGCAAGAGATATTAGGTAATCACCTAGGGGCATCTGGCATGTTTTGTCCGTAAACAGAAGAGAGTAATGATTAATGATGAGAGTAATGATTAATCTCAGCTCTGCATTAAGGTTTAAATTGCACCAAAAGACGAGTGAAAAGCATCCTCTCTGATAAGCTCTGTTCGCTCTTCTCCTGAAGATGATACCAATGAGGATCCTCTCTGTGTTGCTGTGCCTGCACATGGCCTGGGTATGAGTTTACTTGCTTGATTCTTTTCATATCTTGCTGATTTGAAGCATgaacatttatttaatattcattGATTGGATAGATGCATTTTGGCTGTCATCTAGCTTGTAAAATGCAATGCACCTACATATGCATGAGCTTACTGTAACCATTTCACTACTGGCCTTTTGCATCAGTAGTTCTTGACTATCCAGTTCCTTAGCTTTGCTTAATTTAGTTTTGCTGAATCTGCCTGGCTTCAGGAGCAGCAAAGCAGATACGTTGACACAAATCAATAGATTCATAGATGGTGCTGTAAGTCTTAAAACTAACTCACAAGATGCTGATGTTTCCAGTAGGTTAGGAATTTTTGAATTTATTGGATGAATTATCCTTTCCTTTGGACTGTAAATCCCATTTTActtcagcagcattttccagctACAAATGACACACAATGCCTTTATGATAtaatgcacattaaaaaaaaagaaacggaTTGTCTGTGGCAACAACATCAGGTGAAACTAGAGCTAAGCAAGAATTAATTTGCAAATAAGGAAGGTGGTAGTTTTGATTTTCATCTGTGCTAATTTAACcttcttgttttctcctttagGCCTTTAGCTCATGATCTTGCGTTAGATTCTCTTTGTGACTCTTTTTTGAGGAACATAAGTGTTCTCACAAATCAGAGAAATTACAAAAGCCGTAGTGCTGGGGCTGTTAGTGCTGAAAAGGCAGAGACTGTAGAAAAGCAAAGCCTTTACTTGCTACTTGGGCCAGATCCTCGGGATGAAGAGAAGCAGCACGAACCTGGTGGCTGTGCTAGTGGcgctccagctcctgctggccAAAGTGCCTAGACCAAGGAAAATTGTCTCAGAAGGAATCACGAGTCCTTTCGGGCATAAATTCCTGTGCTgctatttgttttgtaattagtttgtatatttgcatttcagcCCTTCGGGTTGCCTCAAAATCTCAGTATTTCTCCTCGTTTCTATCAGCACAGTACAATCCTCCCATCGTTGTTTTTACTGCTGATGTTATTACCTTTCTTACTCTTTAAGGCTGTAAGCTACAAGCTTATAGAGAGCTTCTGCAATTAAAAGCAGACACACTAATGGGAAAACCTTGCTCAAGTATTTTTTAAGCCCGGTTCGGTGCAGACTGAAGGCGACAGCGTGAGAATAGAAATCGAGGAATGTAACAGCAAACGTTAATAGAACAGAGGGCTTTCAAAATGCCTAAGTTAAAGCAAGTTAAGTTAATATTATATTTACATGAGCGCGAGGTTGTCGCGTAGTGGGTACGACCGTGAAACGCCCCGAGCATCGCCCAGCTCCCCGGACAGCGGTGctggctggaggaggaggaggaggaggcggagggAGGAGAGGCGGAGGGCTCCGCGTCCGCGGGGGCACGTCAGGCCCACGGCCCGCGGGCGGGCcccgggggccccgcggcgccccgctgACGTCTCCCGCCGCCCCCGTCTCCTCCCCCAGCAGGCGCAGGCCGGCGAGAGCGCCTTCGAGAAGGAGGGCGGCGGGGTGCGCGGCCCCCGCATCGTGGAGCACGCGTCGCCCGCGGGCTGCCGCAGCGACAAGAGCTGGCCCATCTGCGCCGACGACGACTGGGTgagccgccgggcccgggccgggggggagAAGCCCCAGAAATCCTCTTGCTGGCCTGGAAAACCTCCCCGTCCTTCAGCAAGGGAGGCGGGAGGGGGACGATTTTCCTCACGGCAGCCTTgggggattttttcttttttttaaagtttcactGGTGAGGAACTGAGGAAGGGGAAAATTAAAGGTTCATTTGTCACGGCCTCCCTCCCCACTCCCCTCGCTGCCACCCCGTCATGAGAAATTTCCACGGACAGCGCTTCGCTCACGGCATTGCGCCGCTCTCGCCAGAGCGAGCCCCAGGGCGAGTCGCTCTGAGCCGCGGCAGTGCTCGGCGAGGTCCTTGGGTGCGCAGGAGACAAAACCTgaagaagagcagcagggccTTGTCCTGAATTTTTTTCCGATGGGCTTTCAGTAACTGCCAAAAATCTCTAAACGGTAACGGGCTTTCAGTAACGGCCAAAAATCTCTAAACGGTaacagtgggggaaaaaaaagggatacTCATTCAGATTTCAACACAATTATTTACCTCCTCCAATTTTAGGGTTCAAAATGCCCGTCAGGCTGCAGAATGCAAGGACTGATTGATGAGACTGATCAGGATTATAATCACAGAATAGACAAAATTAAGAAGCTGCTGGCAGATAGCcaaaacaactacaaaaaaTCTAATCAGATAATTGTGCAAACCGTAAATGTACTGAAGCCAGACCTGGACAGTGCCCAGCGTAAGTATCTCACACCCAGTTTTGTTAACTGTTGCTAAAATTCTGTGTTGTTGCGTGTAAGCGTTATTTAGTGAAAATATACGCTACAGTTGATCATCAAAAATGAGAATATGGACTAATATGAGACTCTTAACTAGTAAAAACTAGTACAATTTTTTACCTGTTTGGTATTATGAGAAGCATATTCTTAATTACATGTTTTacttatatattttaaaatatgctactatcttaggagagaaaaatcacacATGCATAGCTGACAGTgttgtgtttctgtttcagagctTGATGAGACTTATGGTCAGGTGTCAGCAGAACTGAGAAGGAGAATTGTGACATTAAAGCAGAGGGTTGTCACCCAAGTAAACAGAATTAAagctctgcaaaacagcatCCACAATCAGGTGACAGAGATAAAGCGCTTGGAGGTAAGTAGCTGCTATGTAATTTCCATTATCTTCAAAGTCTAGCTACAGAAAGAGGGTCTATCCATTATACTATACATGGTAAGCAGTGCTGggtatggaagaaaaaaacttgatACAAATTTCACACAACTGAAGCAAATTCCCAAATTAGTTACTCTTTTTGTgaggcttgtttttcttttcctgctgtatGGGAACCAGTGTGAACTTAGGAGGACTGCTGGTCCTGTCTGCAGATTTTGCTTTGAATCAGGCAGCAAGGATTACTGACGCTACATCTCTTTGTTACTGGCTCCATACAGGGCATTTCTCCTCCTGTACAGAGCTGCAGAGTAACCAGAACTGGAGGAACTTGCCCTACCCTTCTCGGTGCTGCCACCACTGCCCACAGCTTGTGGTGGCATCAGCAGCCCAAATTTCCAGGCTGTGGCTGATTTCTCTGATGGTTTTGCAAACAAAAGTCCTGTCACAAATGGCAGTTTTGCTCAAAATCCCCTTTTGACCCCTGGGGCAAAGATTCAGTTTTACCAGTCCCAGCAGTGGGACCCCCCAGGACACAGGCCTCTCGGCAAGGCCCCAGCAGGCTCCAAGGCAAGTGCACTGACTCCCTTGCTCCTTGGAGGATTCTTTTGTGCCGCTGGCTGCCAGTGAGCATACCCAGCTCCATGGCACTCCCACCAAACCCAACAGAACTTCCCTATTCCCTGAGAATTAAAGGGAGTAGAAATCAGGAACATGCCACAGAGTACTTGTCTATGGCACTTACCTGCTTTGTGCTATTGCACATGTCATTAATGGTAGAAATGAACTAGGGCAAGACTTCAAAATTGAGCTTTGCAGAAGCTTGGCTGTAGATGGAACATACTAGGAGGGCAGCTGCCACCTTTCTCAAATCCACTTAAGGGACACATCCTTGCTTGAGAAAGTCAGGAAAGCTCCCTAATCAagttatttctctctgtttatgTAGGTGGACATTGATATTAAGATACGAGCTTGCAAAGGATCCTGTGCTAAAAGTTTTGATTACCATGTGGACAAAGAAAGCTATGACAGCATCCAGAAGCAGCTTACCCAGGCCAACTCTGTCGACTTGCACCCAGAGATTGAAACAACTAACTTGAGCATACTGAAAATTAGGCCAATAAAGGACTCAAATGTTCCTGAGCATTTTAAGCATAAGCATCTACCAGAAATGCAAGCtctgaacatttttaataacCTCAGGCAGATGGAAGTGGTGTTagaaagagcagaaacagaCACAAGCGCCTCCAGAGGCGACAGCTCACATCGTGCAACAGTATCAAGGGGAGATGGACCTTCACGCCCTAGCATAGTCATTCCTTCTGTGCATGGGAGAGACAGCCCTAGTCTGGGACACAGAACCTCCACTGTCCGTAGATGCACCACTACTGTCACCAAGAAAATTGTTAGTGGCCCTGATGGTCCTAGAGAAGAAGTAGTCGAAAAAGTGGTTTCCTCTGATGGCTCAGATTGTTCCCATTTACAAGGAGTAGGAGATGTTGGAGGGGAAGGAAGTAGGTACAGTGGGAGAGAAGGCTTCCACAGCATAGAAGGGTTGTTACCTGAGATAGAGTCATTTCTTACCCCTGGGTCTGCAACCACTATTACTAGGTTTTCTGGTGCATCTGGCAGCACTTCAACTGGCAGCCAAGGAACTGGCACAGTTGGTGGTCGCTTAGGTAGTGGAGCAACTAGTCATTCAGGGACTTTTGGGGGAAAAGGTGGATCTACAGACTtaggagaaggggaagaagatgATTTTGGAAGACTTCACCTTCAACCATCTGGATTCCCATCAGGCAGTGTGAGTCACTCCAAAATAGTGACCAGCTCCTCTTCTAGTTTCAACAAGGGAGGCTCCACTTTCGAAACCAAATCACTAAAGACCCGTGAAATAACTAAGGAGCTAGGTGGGGTGCAGCATGATCAGAGTGCAGAGGATAACCCAGACTTTCAGGCACGCAGCTTCAGAAGGAAAGGAGCGAATCACAGGACAGACTACATTGGGAAAGGTACACATGTGCATCAGGGAGTTGGATTTTGAGGTAGCTGAGCAAAACTCCATCCATAATCAAACTGACACATTGGTTTTAGATATTGCCATAAGTCAGtgtgatgaaaaaaatgcaagaacagTGTCTGTTTGTTGccactttgaaaacaaaaaggaaaatatatcaATAGCTCGGTTATTACATGTCATCTGCAATTTAAGAAGTATGTAAAATATATCtgaattctttttaatgttGCCTGTCACTATGCCTAGCGTAGTCCAAGACATGTTTAACAAATTTTCCTCAGAACTATTGCTACTTGGATTCCTGTGAAccttttattaaattttactGATAACTCCTGTCAAACTagatcaacttttttttttagactgtGATGATATCCGCCAGAAACACACTTTTGGTGCCAAAAGtggcattttcaaaatcaagccAGCGGGATCCAATAAGGTTTTGTCAGTTTATTGCGACCAAGAGACCACTTTGGGAGGATGGCTATTGATCCAACAGAGAATGGATGGATCAGAGAATTTTAACCGGACCTGGCAAGACTACAAGAGAGGGTTCGGCAGCGTGGATGACAAAGGTCAAGGAGAGTACTGGCTGGGCAATGAAAACTTACACTTGCTAACTCAGAACGACACTGTCCTTCGAGTGGAATTGAAGGACTGGGATGGAAATGCTGTGTATGCAGAGTATATTATACAGGTAGGGTCAGAGTCGGAAGGATATGCGCTTGCTGTGTCCTCCTACGAGGGGACTGCCGGGGATGCACTTATCACCGGCTGGCTGGAGGAGGGCACTGAATACACGTCCCATGCCCAGATGCGGTTTAGCACTTTTGACAGGGACCAGGACCGCTGGGAGGAGAGCTGCGCAGAGGTGTACGGGGGTGGCTGGTGGTATAACAGCTGCCAGGCGGCCAACCTCAATGGCATTTACTACCTGGGGGGCCACTACGACCCCAGGTTCAATGTTCCTTATGAGATCGAAAATGGGGTGGTTTGGATACCATTTAAAGCCTCTGATTATTCCTTAAAAGTTGCTAGGATGAAAATCAGGCCCATAGAAACCCCGTAGAAAGACAggcttttaatatatatgttaaGACCATGTGATTAgaagctttatatatatatatatataaaatatatacacttATGGATGTGCATGATGTATCTTTATCCTGTGAAATTGAAGGCAACTGGACACATTTGtggcttaaaaaataaacactgtttaattacaaaataattctcacatcttctttttaaatgccaAAGCTTTTCATGGaaacattgattttaaaaacCTCTGTATATAAACCTTGTCTGCAGCCTTTATATAGATGCCTTATCTAGACTTCAGTAAACACATCTCTGATAGACACAGTGTTTCCTGCTAGcatattttgtgcatttttacGTGCTAAACACTTCAAGGGTCACAAATGCACAAACGAGCTCATGCCTAGATAAACGAATGTTCCAAAAGTGGAAGTGAACATCATGAAAAACAATATGTTGTACAGTGGTTTTCTAAAATGCAGCTTGAGTGTATCTTGATCACGACTGGGAAAGAGATTCTTGGATATTTTCCTTTCGGCAATCAATAGTATGTCTCCTTCCTGAATCTATCGTGACATCAAtcaactgaagaaataaataaatcagaatgaCAAATCGCAGCACTCTTTGCAGCATGTCAGCAAGACAAAATCTTTTCACAGGCTGGATTCGTACTTAATAACATTTACCAAACTTAATCATTTACTTCAGCTgaggagaaaaatctaaaagCTAATGATAATCTGTAAAATTTGgtctctcagatttttttcacaatattttaaaatttaaatatcaaCCCTGCACCTTCTTCCTGAGAActgaaaatccattttattttctctctaacTTATTCAGCATTGGCAGCATTAAGAGATTATGCAGATGGGTGGTTTTGTTATTGCTGTACCAGATAGACTAGAATATACAAACTGTATTGCTCACACTTCTGCAGTTACACCATGTATGCAGCACTATTGGTGTAAAAGGTGTTCAAAATAGGTCCTAATCCAGTTCATTGTTCTGTGTGAACACAAGAGTGAAACAGGGATAGAGATCTGGCCATACAAAAAAGACTGCAAGTGAAGATCCCTATTTTAATAAACAGATATGTGCTTGAAACATGTCCAGGTTTAGATCTTTTCAATACAACAGTActatttttatctgatttttttatgtTACACTTTCAGTATTGAGATTTGTATTTATAGATTTCAGATAACCAGTCTTTTGTGAGGAATGAATAGGGTATTCATATTGCAGCATTCCCTCAGCTTCTCCATTTAATAACTTACAAATATTTCCCCTGTACGTTAACAGTTCATTTTATAAACTGATCAGCCCAGTCGGTTTAAATTCTTTAATCTAAATTCACAGTAAGACAGCTTCAGTACTGCTGTTTAAAAACTGGGTTTCCGCATAGtgaaaacaatgtaaaaaatGCTAGCAACTCACGCCTTGATTTGAGATCAAAATACTCagaatttaaactgttttagGTTGTTTAAGAGTGCTAAAGAAGTCACAAATTTAGAAGGACATTCACCATGAGCTCCTGTTGCCACTAAAATGAATTGTGAAAGTCTTCTCGAATTCAACAGTCCTGCTTTTGAGCAtgactttccttttcatttgcaCAGAAGCCCAAGAGCAGCTGGAGATAGTTCTCAGCCAGAACTGCAGATGATTTGGGTTCTCTTTCACTCTTTTACACACTTTTGCCACACATCTAGAATGGAATACactttaataaacaaaatatgcaCTTTAGGACCAACTTGTAAGTGGGAACTGACCTCTTAAGCTTCAATATTGTAAATACAGAAGCAAACCTTtcatccaaaagaaaacagttcatgATAACTCACCAAAATATAACTCCCCAAATAAGCTTATTTGGGAGCAGAAAATGTTtgactaaaacaaaataaaataaaagaatccaGACTCAGCTTCCTCGATTTCCCAGATTCATCTACCTAGATTTGTGCCGACCAGTCCAAAGCTACATTAAGAGATTAGCATTCCATTCACAGTGACTACTGAAAGGTTATGACTGTAACCAGCACAGGCAACATTAGGAGCGTCTGTATGGTAATGgtatattatttttgcttttagtaTGTTTCTCACCAAATGACAAATAAGGATTCATATGCAGATAAggttttttaaatcaacaacCTGCTAATAGTGTGtgatagagatttttttaacaaaaagcacCCTTTGCGTGGAAAAACTGTTACACCACCTATATAATTACACAAGAATGTGCTGTGTTTGTCTTTATACCTTATTACATAAAATTACACAACAAAATATTCACTGTGTtaagtttttctgtgtttctattgAGAAATGAGCATGAGCAGACTTTATCTTAAATCTCACTGGTGAACATTTATCATACTACTTAACAATGTCTTCATGCACTGATAAAGACACTCACTTTAAGTCCTTTTTCAGGATTTCCCAAGCTCAGTTGCTGCCCAGCATTGCTGGAGAGTCTGCTGAAAAGCCAAGACATCTCTACAGCTATGTGCAGAAGTgtctgcttttggaaaaagcacttctgctttgtgctatgtgcttttcttccccagctgcagcgTAAGCCTGGCTGTGGGGACTCCAAACATTTCTAGTCATGTAATGAGATGCTACCCTGATGTCTCCTCCTTGTTCCCCGAGACTCAACAGATTATATCAGTCAGAGAGGCTGCAGATGAGATCCAACTACTGTTAGCCATTCAGATTCCCAACTTCATGGAGAAGACAGTTCCCCTCTGAGAGGTGGCTCACCCTGTCTACTTTGGTTGGGAAGTTCTGCCTTTGAGACGACGTCTGCTCCTGACTACAGAGGCAGCTTAGACCACTAGCTTCAATGAAATACTCAAATTTTAGATAAGTAAGGTGAGCTGCATCTCAATTTTAAACTGTCATCATAACCAGataaagaaatgaggaagatgTGAAGAGCAGCTCtattggcaaaaaaaaatcttgattaaaTACAGAGAGCTTGATCTAAATCACAAATAGAATAAACAGTGGTATTTAGGAACATGGAGCAAAAAGGATGAGTCTGTCCTTTAGACTAGGATTGATACACCTCCATCATTTCATTAGACACTTCTGTTAAGAAAATCATCTGCAATGTGTTTGTGTTAAGCACACATATTCATTCTCCACTAGTAATGCACAAGTGGCTAGGAATTATATAAAGAGAACTTCTGTTTAAAGGTTTTGgctaattttaagaaaaaattttagCAAAGTTTCAAAACATGTTTCTCAGCATTGTTCATCTTAAGAGCCTGCCCTTCCTGCTCAGCAcctgccaggctcagcagaTCGGAGGGAACAAGGACTTCGCAGGCACAGCTGCTGTCATTTAGAGTAGTGAGACCTAGCTGCCTTTCTGCCCACAAAGGAAAAcgttctttttaaaaatctgattttcacaAAATGCAGAGAGCTATTCTTCCTCACCACCTTCCTCTCTTACTGTCCACCACCCAAGCTCTCTGTTTCctacaattatttttgtatcttgCCTTAAgtattccctttctttttagGTCGTGGGCTTTTTACTAGGCCTCAGCGCAAGCAGAACATTGTGCTAGCAGTGGAGGATGTCCAGGACAGTACCCTGCCATATGGCTGTAGCAATAAACCCCAAAGCCCCATGGAAATTATGCCCTGATTATCCCCCGTAAATGGCAGAGATAAGGGAAGAGGACAGCAGACAAGGGCTGGATGGTTTGGAAGGACAGTAATGCAAAGGTAGGCAGGGCCTGAATATTATATTTGTCCCAGAGCCTGAAAACCTCTTAGCTATCCTGCACACAGTGCTTGATGAACGGGAGCGACACCATGCTCAGTTCTGGGTTGGTCAGTACAAGCACGGCGTTGACAAACTGGTGTGAGGCCACTACTCTAGCTGTTTGCAAGCTGGAGCATGTGGTGTCcaaggagagactgagagaCCTGGGTTTGTGCCgcctggagaggaggaggctTGGGGTGGGGTCTCACAGTTGTCTTCTGTGCGTGGTCTCATGAGGGTTAGAGAGAGGTGGAGTCAGACTCATTCCTTCTCAACTTGTTACACAGGTAGTTAGTACACCTTTtgatataaaaggaaaagacagtcTTTTGATATAAAAGGAGAATATGCTTGCTTCTCCCCTGATAATTCGTAAGTAATTAGAAATTATatgaagaaaactttatttttaaggctttatttagtttttagaaaacatttaaaaactagTTCTTTCCCTCTTCAAATGCAGTGTGGAACTTTTTTGTAAAACAATGAAATGGGTATTTTTATCATGTTATTCTATACTGACAGCTGCCAGTTACTTCAGTCTTGTGAACAAACgaaaaatagtataaaatacACCTGTGGTTTATTTTC is a window encoding:
- the FGA gene encoding fibrinogen alpha chain, with the translated sequence MIPMRILSVLLCLHMAWAQAGESAFEKEGGGVRGPRIVEHASPAGCRSDKSWPICADDDWGSKCPSGCRMQGLIDETDQDYNHRIDKIKKLLADSQNNYKKSNQIIVQTVNVLKPDLDSAQQLDETYGQVSAELRRRIVTLKQRVVTQVNRIKALQNSIHNQVTEIKRLEVDIDIKIRACKGSCAKSFDYHVDKESYDSIQKQLTQANSVDLHPEIETTNLSILKIRPIKDSNVPEHFKHKHLPEMQALNIFNNLRQMEVVLERAETDTSASRGDSSHRATVSRGDGPSRPSIVIPSVHGRDSPSLGHRTSTVRRCTTTVTKKIVSGPDGPREEVVEKVVSSDGSDCSHLQGVGDVGGEGSRYSGREGFHSIEGLLPEIESFLTPGSATTITRFSGASGSTSTGSQGTGTVGGRLGSGATSHSGTFGGKGGSTDLGEGEEDDFGRLHLQPSGFPSGSVSHSKIVTSSSSSFNKGGSTFETKSLKTREITKELGGVQHDQSAEDNPDFQARSFRRKGANHRTDYIGKDCDDIRQKHTFGAKSGIFKIKPAGSNKVLSVYCDQETTLGGWLLIQQRMDGSENFNRTWQDYKRGFGSVDDKGQGEYWLGNENLHLLTQNDTVLRVELKDWDGNAVYAEYIIQVGSESEGYALAVSSYEGTAGDALITGWLEEGTEYTSHAQMRFSTFDRDQDRWEESCAEVYGGGWWYNSCQAANLNGIYYLGGHYDPRFNVPYEIENGVVWIPFKASDYSLKVARMKIRPIETP